The Triticum urartu cultivar G1812 chromosome 6, Tu2.1, whole genome shotgun sequence genome includes the window tcggtatcccaataccttgtacaatctcgttactggcaaatcactttactcataccgtaatgcatgatcccgtgaccagacacttggtcactttgagctcattatgatgatgcattaccgagtgggcccagagatacctctccatcatacggagtgacaaatcccagtcttgatccgtgtcaacccaacagacactttcggagatacccgtagtatacctttatagtcacccagttacgttgtgacgtttggtacacccaaagcactcctacggtatccgggagttacacgatctcatggtctaaggaaaatatacttgacattggaaaaactctagcaaacgaactatacgatcttgtgctatgtttaggattgggtcttgtccatcacatcattctcctaatgatgtgatctcgttatcaatgacatccaatgtccatagtcaggaaaccatgactatctattgatcaacgagctagtcaactagaggcttactagggacatgttggtgtctatgtattcacacatgtattacgatttccggataacacaattataacatgaataaaagacaattatcatgaacaaggaaatataataataatccttttattattgcctctagggcatatttccaacagaaaaatgcctagtttatcatggtgaccttactttgcatgtttaacaactctaaatatggtttagggcagaacagtaccaaacctaaaatatgcacatgaggagtttccggacttgttgtttgttgttccggcctcatttaaacttgcctagttaagtagttttattatgcttgacctcttgccatgttaaccaacatttaatattgttgagtacctaaccgggagtgaactaaataattgatgtggtgttccgtcaatatgcaactcgttgcatattgagctccacttaacttgtagtattgtttgtgcactttgccatgccatgcctcattaaaccggacatgcatcatacttggttgtgcatcatgccatgttatgcttggttgtttactatgttgtttgcttctttccggtgttgcttcttcgagttagttccgataacgtcgcgtttgtgaggattcgttcgactttgtccgtttgtcttcttcatggacttgttcttcttccttgcgggatcccaggcaagatgaccataccctcaaaatcacttctatcttcgcttgctagttgttcgctcttttgctatgccgcgatacctaccacttgttatatcatgcctcccatattgccatatcaagcctctaacccacctttcctagcaaatcgttgtttggctatgttacagctttgctcaacccctcttatagcgttgctagttgtaggtgaagctGAAGTCTGTTCCATGTAGGAACATGGAtgtgttgggatatcacaatatctcttatttatattaatacatctatatacttggtaaagggtggaaggctcggccttatgcctggtgttctgttccactcttgccgccctagtttctgtcataccggtgttatgttccttgattttgcgttccttacatggttgggtgttatggggaccccttgacagttcgctttgactaaaactcctccagcaaggcccaaccttggttttacatttgcctcacctagccttttttcccttgggtttccggacccgagggtcatctttattttaaccccccaggccagtgcttctctaagtgttggtccaacctgggcGATGTCCGGGGCCCCCTGGGAAACCAGGGTCTATgtcaacccgacgtctggctcatccggtgtgccctgagaacgagatatgtgcagctcctatcgggatttgtcggcacatctggacggctttgctggttttgttttaccattgtcgaaatgtcttgtaaccgggattccgagtctgatcgggtcttcctgggagaaggaatatcgttcgttgaccgtgagagcttgtgatgggctaagttgggacacccctacagggttttgaactttcgaaagccgtgcccgcggttatgggcagatgggaatttgttaatatccggttgtagagaacttgacacttaacttaattaaaatgcatcaactgcgtgtgtagccgtgatggtctctttccagcggagtccgggaagtgaacatggttcttgtgttatgcttgaacgtaagtagtttcaggatcacttcttgatctttatagcttctcgatcgtgctttgcttctcttctcgctctcatttgcgtaagttagccaccatatatgctagtgcttgctgcagctccacctcactaccttttcctacccataagcttaaatagtctttatctcgcgggtgtgagattgctgagtcctcgtgactcacatatacttacaaaacagttgcaggtgccgatgataaccgtgcaggtgacgcaaccgagctcaagtgggagcttgatgaagatcgtgtttgttgtgttgtttcgtttccagttgatcagtagtggagcccagttggggcgatcgggggtctagcattaggggttgtctttctttatttggttccgtagtcggaccttgattgtattctggatgatgtaatgatatatttatgtattgtgtgaagtggggATTGTAAGCCAagtctttatctctttcttattcagtacatgggatgtgtaaagatttcccctcttgcgacatgcctactatgcggttatgcctctaagtcgtgctctgacacgtgggagatatagtcgcatcgtgggtgttacagtgCAGTAGATGCTTGCAACTGGATCTTTCTAGTTGCATATGGAGTGTTAGAGACAAAGAATATTGAGAGTTGGACTTGGTTCTTCCAGAACTTGAAAGAACTAATAGGCACCCGGAGGGATTGGTTATTCATACCGATGCCTGCAATCTTTTCTTGTTCCTTTTCAGCCAAGGTAAAATTACAAAAGGATAGCAGATAGAGGTGCATCACCCAGGAAGGCGAAAGGTGATACACTCTCAACTGGTGGTTCTGTAACTGGAAGCAACCATATTAGCAGGTCTTCCTCTCCTAAGGTGGCAGATGCAGCTAGGAGCACTAGGAGCAAGTCCAAGCTATCTTCCAATCCTGCATGCAACACTAGGAGCAAGAGGGGGAACTTGTTGTGAAAACGGTGAGCATTCCTTACTGGAACCTGCATGTAATGTTCTTGTTGGTCCTGAAACATGCTTAGTATATTGTTTTCTGTACTGTACTACTTAGTAATGTTGTTGTTGGTCCTGGAACATGCTTAATATCTTGTTGTCTGTACTCTACTACTCGGTAATGTTGTTGTTGGCCCTAGAACATGCTTATTATCTTGTTGTTGTTGATCATTGCTTATTGGGATTTGTTATTCACCATTGATTGTTCATATCATCACACTGATGGCCACAAGATCAAACTAATGCCCACAAGATATAGTTCACATCAACAAGCTAAATTTAAAGCATTTATTTCGCAACATCAAGCTAAATTCATTATAACATGCACAAGATTTAGTTCACAACATCACAAAATCACAAGATCAAATTGATGCCCACAACATATAGTTCACAACATCAAGCTAAATTCAAAGCATTAAGTTCACAACATCAAGCTAAATTCATTACAATCTCACTGACTAATATGCATTCTTTGAACCAAACAAATAGGACAGAAGGCAAATGCCCACAATTATCGTCATAAATGCCCATGTTTCAATATGGTCATGCATCTTCTTCAACTCCGACtttagcttcttcttcttcttctctttgaGCTGTGTCACCCTCTTCTCTAAACGATGAGATCTGAGCCAACTTGCTTCTAGACCATCAACAAGTGACTCAAATGCACGCCCAACAAGATCTGAAGGAGGAGGGTCAACCCAAACAACCCATTCACATTGTTCAGGAAGCTACAACATCAAAAACCATCAAAATTAAATCTCTGCACCAAATTGAAGCAAAGCAGAGACATCAAACAAATTACATCTAACTGGCATCCAAGAAAACGTCTCCCCGTGCTTGCTCCTCCCCAGGTGACACGGCGAGTGGGAACGAGCCCGTGCCCGGGGCACCGATGCTTGGAAAGATCCTCAAGGCCGCAGTAACTCGGATCCGGCATGTCGAACTCGGACGGGAACTGCACTGTACCGCCCCCGTCGACCTAACAACGGGCAAATCCCCAGCTTGAGCTCGCGGAACCCTAATGAGAAATCCACAAGGGACAAATCCATGAAAGAACTTACCTCTACAGCGACAGATGAGCTCGCGCACGACATGCCAGAGGTGCACATCCACGAGCTCCAGAGCGTGGCCTCACTCCCCGAGCTCCAAGTGCGCCGCCAGTGAATTGCCTTCCACCCTGTTCCTGGCGCTTCTAAGAGGTGGAAGAAACAGAGTGCGGGGATAAGACACTGGGCCCACATGTAAGAACCAGGGGCTAAAATGTCCAAAAGACGCCCATATACCAGTCAAACCTCATTGACCTGACGGAGGACCCGGAGGGGGATTTGTGTAAGGGACACAGACGGAAGAGGGGTGTTTTTGAGCATACCAGAAAATTAGGGGCAAATGCCAGGTGGTGGCTCAAGTTAGGGGGAGAAATGAAATTGCCCCAACTTGaaagtttatagaaaaaaatcTAAAAAACAGGATGTTAAGAGGGTGATGTTCTATTGCCATGCGAAATTTCAAGTTCAAACACATCACCAGTCATTATTCATTGCAGAATTTGTTCTTTTCATAGCTCGTAAGTGGTAATGCGTCTTATCTTCAAAATTCCAGATGCTAATAGAACATATCACTCTTAACATCCTGTATACCTTTGAGTTTTTTTAACCTTAAAACATCGTTTTCACGTGGTTTTCATCGATTTTTCACCGAAAATTGATTTCCATGTGATGTTCTCTTAATTAGAAAGCCCTTACATATAGGGTTGGAGAAAAAAACCGTATACCTGTCAAAGGAATAGTACGTGTGCCTGTTTGTGACAAGTTTCAAAGGAGATAAATGATTCAGAAAATTATCACTACCAAAAAATATTGAAAATGCATGCTGCACATCTTATTCAAAATGCTAAATTACTGTATTGTTCTTGTGACTAGAGCattttttttgagcatcagtacagacacaagcgctcatatacacgcacATGCACTCACCCTTATgaacgcacacacacacaccctatccctatgagcacctccgagagactgagccgacatattatcttgagatttacgaagtcaccgtaggcgcctcgtcgtcgacggaaacgtctcctcccactgaaagcgcatcgccggaaatcctgaaataaattcaggaataatgcgagtaccaggatttgaaccctggtgggttggggataccactgtccacttTATGTAGCATGAAAAATGACACAACGAAAGTTGTCATACGAAATGACGTGGCCTCATCGAGGCCGCTGAAAGCAGTAAAATCAAGGGCTCACATCAGGGCAGGAGCGAGTACTAGAAGGCTCGGCTGTGTTTGCTTCGTGGGCTTTCAGACGGACCTCGCAACCTAAACCGCAAAACCCTTTTCCCTCCTCCCCCCTTCCCTCTCGGCCTCTTTCTTCTCGCGCCGCCCAGATCTCTCGCCCCACTCCAAACCCTAGCTCCGCCTCCGCGCAGCCACCAGCCATGTCGTCGATGATGGTAAGCTCCTCCCCCGCGGAACCCTGATCCatccgcgccgcgccgcgccgccgcctccccctcTCTCGCAAGCAAGCAAGCTTGGGATCGATCCATGGCTCTGACCCGTTCCCGTGGGGTTTCCGTTTTCCGCAGCAACCGCAGATCATCCTGCTCAAGGAGGGGACGGACACGTCGCAGGGCCGCGCGCAGGTGGTCAGCAACATCAGCGCGTGCACGGCGGTGGCCGACACGGTGCGGACCACCCTGGGCCCCCGCGGGATGGACAAGCTCATCCACGACGACAAGGGCACCACCATCTCCAACGACGGCGCCACCATCATGCGCCTCCTCGACATCGTGCACCCCGCCGCCAAGATCCTCGTCGACATCGCCAAGTCTCAGGACTCCGAGGTATCCATCCGTCTGCCTGCTGTACTGTTGTTACTCGCTGTTGTTGTCACAGAAATAACGCCCTCAGTGTCCTCTCCTTGATGCATTTCTGGTGCATTGGGGCTTAACGCTGTTCGTGCCTTAGATAAATCGAGTCTATTACGTGCATACGGCTGCTCTGTAGACTGTAGTTTGATCTTGTTATTGTACCAAAGCGTGTTTTCTTGTTTGCAAATGGAACTCTAAATAAATCCTTTGCAGCATTGCCAGTGTTATTAATCCGACTAGAGTAAATTCGTTAAAATGCAATGGTCTCCTCTTTGATCTGGGGACTGACTAAAACTATTATCCCCCGTCATTCAGCTCACAGTTATCCCACGGATGAACCCTGATATCCACCTGGAAGATGTGAAATACCCAGCTCAAACTATTGATTATGGGCATCTGATGCCGCCACTGGGTGACATACTGATATCTGCTGTTTGAACTCAAAATTTGTCCACACAAAAGGTTATTTTTAGCTTTGGTTCGATCAACATTTCTCATGTTGTATATTTGCATGGATGTACTTTATATTGCAATCTGTGTACTTGTTTGTTTTGATTTTATCTTCTCTGATGTTCAATTGCTTCCCTGTTAACTAGAAATTAGCTGTGAACTACAAGGAATTGCTTTCTGACTTTCCTACCAGCGAATCTATTTCCAGTTTTCAGGTTATGCCTTTCTTGCAATGAGTGCATTTTTTAGAATTGGTGGTTAATTACTTGGTAGTAAGAAGTGAAAGTGTCATGAACCGCAGCAGTTGCTTTTTACCGCTGGTCTTAATTTCTACCACAGCACTATCTGAGTGACCTATTAGTTTTAGcctttattttcttgttgggcCGTTTTAGTAACATCAGTTTTATTGTTTACTTCAGGTTGGTGATGGCACAACTACAGTGGTGCTTCTTGCTGCAGAATTCATGAAGGAAGCTAAACCTTACGTGGAGGATGGAGTGCATTGTCATAATATAATCCGTAGTTATAGGAGCGCTGGCAACATGGTCCGTGACCACCATTAATTTTCTATCTTTTGAATGGCCGAACTTTGACTTGCCTGTAAACTCTGAAGCTGATTCTGTTAACCTGAAATTTGCATCAGGCGATTGAAAGGGTTAAAGAGCTCGCAGTCAGCATAGAAGGAAAAAGCCTGGAAGAGAAGAAATCATTGTTAGCCAAGTGTGCTGCCACAACACTCTCATCAAAATTGATAAGCGGAGAGAAGGAGTTCTTTGCTTCTATGGTTGTGGATGCTGTCCTTGCTATTGGTCATGATGACAGACTTAACCTTATTGGAATTAAGAAGGTAATTTCCAGCAATTGTCACTTTGGTAGGATATATGCTTTTCTTCTACTCATCCATACTTCAGTCTTCCAACATGCTAGAAATGACATTAGTGTATAACACTGAATTGGTTTCTTGCTACAAGATATTAAAGCTTGTCATTGTGATACATTGGTTGAATTAGGTTCCTGGAGGTACCATGAGGGATTCCTTCCTTGTCAATGGCGTTGCTTTCAAGAAGACATTTTCCTATGCTGGATTTGAGCAACAACCAAAGAAATTCCTGAATCCAAAGATTCTTTTGTTGAACATTGAGCTAGAGTTGAAGTCTGAGAAAGAAAACGCAGAGATCAGGTAGATAGCTTCATTCAAGCGTGTTTGTTGTATGTGTTCTCCATATGTACTTATGTTGCCTTTTGTTTCCCCTTTATCTGCAGATTATCAGACCCTCTGCAGTACCAATCAATTGTTGATGCTGAATGGAACATTATTTATGACAAGCTGGACAAGTGTGTTCAAAGTGGTGCAAAAATAGTTCTGTCACGGCTAGCTATTGGTGATCTTGCAACACAGGTATGCTCATCTTGTCACGTTTTTCAGCTATTGTGCAACATTTTGTAGCCTAACTAAGTTCACTTTCCTTTTTACAGTATTTTGCGGATAGAGACATTTTCTGTGCTGGTCGCGTCACAGAAGAGGATTTACAACGCCTAAGCTCAGCTACAGGTGGAACTGTTCAAACTTCTGTCAACAATGTCATTGATGAGGTACATACCTATTTGTGGATTGTTTTGGTGCCTGTTGGATATTGAGCATGTTCGGATTATGTCAGTTGCTGGCATGAAAGCTGATAATGTTTATCATTATTATTTTGGTTGAAGGTCCTTGGCACATGTGAGGTTTTTGAGGAAAAGCAAGTAGGCAATGAAAGGTTCAACATATTTAGTGGCTGCCCTTCTGGTCAGACAGCAACTATTGTTCTTCGTGGTGGTGCTGACCAGGTCTTCTATCAATATCATATAACCTCTTtttaatcaagttcataaactgAAGGTAACTATAACTAAGCTATTTTCCGCTGTTCTAGTTCATAGAGGAAGCTGAAAGAAGTCTCCATGATGCCATCATGATTGTGAGGAGAGCTGTTAGGAATTCAACAGTTGTGCCTGGTGGTGGTGCCATTGATGTATGTTCACAAAGTAACTAATCAAGCTAAAATAATTCAACCTGTCATACAACTTTAAGCTGATTTTGTTTATTTCTTGTAGATGGAGATAAGCAAGTATCTCCGCCTGCATGCACGGAACATAGCTGGAAAGTCTCAGGTTTTTGTAAATTCATTTGCTAAAGCCCTTGAGGTAAATCTTCGTGGCTCCTCTCTTCTGTTTTGTTCTTTCCTGAATTGTGTTTGTGCTCAAGGATAAGCTAGAATTGGTCCTTTTTTGTCTATTTCTGGAGGCCATAACATTCTACTTTGGTAAATTTATGCTGTGTACCACACGCCATTGTTGAAAATTTCCATTGCTAGATCTCGGTTGACTTGTGTTGTATAGCAGGTTATTTCACATTTAGATTTTGCCAACAATCTGCTTGATATGAAGAGGCCATAATAAGTTGCAGGAGATACTTAAATATAGTAATTAACAAATAATGATGGTTTTTGGTTTGAGGGATCACCTCAACCGGGGATAGTTTTTGCTTCTTATAAGTGGTGAAGTGGTGATGGGCCAACCCGTTACATTCCCCCAGCCAAAGAAGTGGCCCATGTTTGCAGTTAGGGCATGATGGTGTGCTCACCATCTTGCATGTCACACCAAAAACGCCATAAGCTAGGAAGTTTGAGTCATCCATGGCCTTCCGGATGCAAGAACGTGTAACTGACGGAAATGTATATGACACATTTTTCTGAAAAGAACTTCTCATGAGCTGTTATTTGCTAACTTTTGCTAGCTGTTGTTCGTTTGGCCTATGCTGACACAGAAACGAAGCAATCTAACTTTGCGTCAATATACCTTGAACTGTAGGTCATGTTTAATTGTATGTTCCTGCCTGTGTTACATCTGCTCATTTTAAACAAACTTACGCAGGTTATTCCTAGGCAACTTTGTGATAATGCTGGATTTGACGCAACTGATGTGCTCAATAAGCTCAGACAGAAGCATGCAGCTGGTTTGTTCTCTTTATCATTGTTATGAGTTGCTTGTACTGTTATCTACAAAGTTGTGAACCGGCAAAGTGTCTATTGTCTAATGCAATTTTATGATGTACCAGATGGTGGTGCTAATTATGGTGTTGACATCAACACCGGTGGAATTGCGGATTCCTTCGCTAACTTTGTGTGGGAACCTGCAGTCGTGAAGGTAATTGGGCTTTTCCTTTTGGTTCTTTAGCATTTCTGTATCCTGATATTCTTATGCTAACTTGATGTTGACAACCTCGGTTTTTTTGTTCAGATCAATGCAATTAATGCAGCAACCGAAGCTGCCTGCCTTATTCTGAGTGTTGACGAAACAGTGAAAAACCCAAAGGTAAGAGCTGTAAATACCTAGTGGGCATTAGTGAAGCCCACAGAATATTTTCTGTTGTATCTGGAGTTGCAGCCCTCATTATTCTTTGCCAGTTCACTTTgtatgctgcctaacatgttcatcttGTGTACTAAAGTACCCTTGTGCTGAGGAGACTAAGCTGATTTTAAGGAAAAACGATAATATAAATGCATTCCAGTTAGGGATTAAAGGATCTTATATCTAAACCTCCATTTACCGTCTTAGTGGTACTACCAAATCGATTAAGCTCTGAGAAGTCGAGTGAGATCATATGATTGGTCTTTATATGGCACGACTAATGATCATGGTGGCCTTGTCCTAATCTATTGTGCTCTAATGCCTGTTTTTACCTTTTGGTACTTGTGTTCAGTTCTTGTATTGGCTACGTCTGGATTGCACTTTTGAGCAATAACTTTTCAGCACATAGTTAATATCTCTCAGCATCATGTTCTTTTGGTTTGTGTACATTTTACATCGCATTTACCTAACTGACATTTTTTTTGTGCCATGCCTTAGTCGGAGAGCGCGCAAGGCGATGCTGCTGCGATGGGCGGCCGTGGTGGAGGGGGAATGCGTGGCCGAGGCGGCAGGGGAATGCGCAGGCGGTAAATTCTAGTCAGCTCCGCCCTGTAACCTTATGCTGCCCTGGCGGGGTCAGATTTTGAGTTCCCTCTGTTCGGGCTGTTGGTCCTGGCATTACCCGCATCCAGGTTTTGCGGAATTTGTATGTCTGATGTGAGTTTCTAGTGTTAAGAATGTGCTAGCCTTTTGTTTGAGAACATGTAAGACATGGCAGGCGTGTGTTTATCTAGCGGTTACCGGTTGTGGTATTATAGCACGAACTATGTTCTTGTTTTGGTGATTTGTCTTTTTCCTATTGGTCGATGTGATGTTCGCGAGTCCTTGATTGCCTCGCTGGTT containing:
- the LOC125513258 gene encoding T-complex protein 1 subunit eta; translated protein: MSSMMQPQIILLKEGTDTSQGRAQVVSNISACTAVADTVRTTLGPRGMDKLIHDDKGTTISNDGATIMRLLDIVHPAAKILVDIAKSQDSEVGDGTTTVVLLAAEFMKEAKPYVEDGVHCHNIIRSYRSAGNMAIERVKELAVSIEGKSLEEKKSLLAKCAATTLSSKLISGEKEFFASMVVDAVLAIGHDDRLNLIGIKKVPGGTMRDSFLVNGVAFKKTFSYAGFEQQPKKFLNPKILLLNIELELKSEKENAEIRLSDPLQYQSIVDAEWNIIYDKLDKCVQSGAKIVLSRLAIGDLATQYFADRDIFCAGRVTEEDLQRLSSATGGTVQTSVNNVIDEVLGTCEVFEEKQVGNERFNIFSGCPSGQTATIVLRGGADQFIEEAERSLHDAIMIVRRAVRNSTVVPGGGAIDMEISKYLRLHARNIAGKSQVFVNSFAKALEVIPRQLCDNAGFDATDVLNKLRQKHAADGGANYGVDINTGGIADSFANFVWEPAVVKINAINAATEAACLILSVDETVKNPKSESAQGDAAAMGGRGGGGMRGRGGRGMRRR